TTAGTTTTTACATTAAAATTTTATCTGATAAAGAGTTTGAGTACCGCGTAAACGAGAATGACGATCCCAAGAACATTTCTTTTGGTGAAAAAATCCCAACGTCCTTTGGAGGCATGATTATAACCCCTAGTTCTTCTAAATTGGAGCGTAGCATTGTTGGCGCTGAGATTAGAACAGAAATATTGCCTGTTAAATCTATTGCTGAATCTTTGAGAAATAGAATCCAGACCTATCAAGAAAACAAATCCTCACGAATAATTAATATCTCCATACAAGATCCTATCATTGAAAGGGCAAAAGATATTATAAATACCTTAATAGCAAAATATAATGAGGCGACCATTAACCAAAAGAACATAAAAGCGACAAATACGGCCAAGTTTATTGATGAGCGTATTGAATTAATTGCAAAAGATTTACTTGGTGTAGATGATAGTATCGTCCGATTTAAAACAGGTAATAAAGTAATGGATGTTACTTCGGAAGCCGGTCAATTTTTAACGTCAAGTGTTCAAAACGAGCAAGACCTGGAGTTGTCCAGAATGCAATTGCGCCAGCTAAATTATATGGATTCTGCTTTAGGGGATACCGACTCTTATACACCCATTCCTTCTAACTTAGGTCTAGGAGATCCAACCATCGTTACATTATCTTCTAAATATAACGAGTTGATTGTAGAAAGGGAGCGTTTGTTAAAAAGTGCTGGGGAACGGAATTCGGTGGTTTTACAGTTAAACCAAAATTTAAGAAGTATTAAGGAAAATCTAAGCCGCAGTATTCAAAACTCAAAGAAGTCCTTGGGAATTCAAATTAGCAGTTTGGAAAATCAGTCCAACATACTTAATTCCAGAATCTTTTCAGTTCCGGGTCAAGAAAGTAAATTAAGAAGTATCGAAAGAAAGCAAGGTATTAAAGAGTCTTTATACCTTTACTTATTACAAAAGCGAGAAGAAGCTGCTATTACACTTACAGCTACTTCTCCTAGCTCAAAAGTTGTTGAATTAGCTTATAGTTCCGGTAGTCCAGTAGCTCCTAATAAAAAAATGATTTATATAGGTGCTTTATTTTTGGGATTTTTAATTCCATTTGGCTTTATTTATGTTGAAGACTTGTTGGATACTAAAATCCACAATAAAGAAGATTTAGAAAGCGAAATTAAGAACATCACTATATTAGGAGAAATACCTAAAGTTAAAAAGGTTCATAAAGAGGGTGAAGGCTTATTAGTAGAAAAAAATGACCGTTCTGTTTTATCGGAATCGTTTAGAATTATACGCACTAACTTTGACTATGTTAGACGTGGTAGAAACGTTGGGCAATATGACAATGTCGTGTTTGTTACTTCTACTATCAATGGCGAGGGAAAATCATTTTTCAGCTTAAATATGGCTCTTACCATGGCAAACACCAACAAACGTGTATTACTAATTGGTGCAGATATTAGAAATCCGAAAATACATAGCATCATAAAAAAACAAGTGAAAACCAATGCTCCTGATGTAGGACTAACAGAGTTTTTAGTAGATAAATCTATTTTAGCGGGTGAAACTATTAATACATTCACCGTTAATGATATTAAATTGGATATTTTGTTTTCTGGGAAAATACCACCTAACCCCGCTGAACTGTTAATGACAGAAAGGGTAAAAGAAATATTTGATTATGCGTCCACTCAATATGATATGGTTATTGTAGATACAGCTCCTGCCATGTTGGTTACCGACACGCTTTTACTTAGCGACTATGCAGGACATACTATTTATTTAACGAGAGCTGGTTATACCGAAAAGAAAATTTTAAGCTTTACAAAAGAACTTCACGCTACTAAAAAACTCAAAGGCATGATGTTGGTTGTAAACAATGTGAGCCAAGAAAATTTCGGGTATGGTGCCAGATATGGTTATTATAATGCTCCAGAAAAGAAAGGTTTTTTTAAGAGGATTTTTAGATAAACGTGAGTGTTGTTTATTTGTTCAGTTGGTTAATTGGTTGTTCTCCACAAACTATTACAAACTATTAACTCTTATTAGATCTTCGACAGGCTCAGACACTGACATGGAGATTGTTATTGTCTATTCGTTGAATTATTGACCACTAATTATCTACTATTTTTTATTGTTGATTTGTTGAATTGACTATTTGTTACTAGCTAGTGACTATATTTATTGAAAGCCTATAGTTAAACTTTTTTGTCAAGCTGAGCTTGTCGAAGCTATTGAATTGTTTGTTCACTATTTATTACCACTATTGTTTATTTGACTACTAGCAACCTATTAATTATTAATCATTAATTATAGTTAGGTCTTCGACTGCGCTCAGGCTGACATTGGGGGTCGTTATTGTTTATTCGTTGAACCGTTTAATTGTTGAATTGATCGTTGATCAGAAACTATTGGCTAATGACTATTTACTACTAGCTACAATTATTAATTATTAATTGTCAATTGTAATTTTAGATTACCGAAAATGTGGTGTTTGTGTTTTTAATGGCTCGTGCTATTTTTTCAGTGTTTTTTTTGCTTAGTATTATGTTTGAAAGTTTCTCGATGTGTTGTGCATTGTGAGTATCCGTTCCAACAAAGTCTATAAGTTTTTTATCTATTAAATAATTTGCGGTTGTTTCTACATTTTTGCCGTAATAGTTACTTAATGATAATAGGTTAAGTTGAAAAAAACATCCTAATTGTTTCAATTTATTATAATAATCAAGGTTGTTGTGATAAAATGCGTAGCGTTCTGGATGCGCCAATACTGGTAAGTAGCCTTTCGTTTTAATCTTAAAAATGAGCGTTTCTAAATTTATGGGAGGCTGAAAATAAGACATTTCAACAAGTACATAGTTTCCTTTCAGGGTAAAAAGATTTCCTTCTTCTAAAAGTGTTTCAAATGTCATGTCCAACATGTATTCGGCCGCTGGGTTTATAGTAATTCCATTTTGTAGTTT
This genomic window from Mariniflexile sp. TRM1-10 contains:
- a CDS encoding tyrosine-protein phosphatase, which gives rise to MPHFFSKRIFLRDLLEDFVDIHNHILPGIDDGAKNLKESIDLIKKLKELGVKQFIPTPHIMQDFYPNTDETIGNAYESLLGNLTKKLQNGITINPAAEYMLDMTFETLLEEGNLFTLKGNYVLVEMSYFQPPINLETLIFKIKTKGYLPVLAHPERYAFYHNNLDYYNKLKQLGCFFQLNLLSLSNYYGKNVETTANYLIDKKLIDFVGTDTHNAQHIEKLSNIILSKKNTEKIARAIKNTNTTFSVI
- a CDS encoding GumC family protein; the encoded protein is MSDLNNSSKIDSANQFNFKKAASIYVKRWFWFVLSISIFLGIAYFNLRYTAPEYSATAKIMLVDDGEATGASAVFKDLPFFAEKEDAKVEDEMSVIMSRAFFSSITKDLRLNIKHYSKGRIYDSEIYKNAPITISFIASDSIIDRINFSFYIKILSDKEFEYRVNENDDPKNISFGEKIPTSFGGMIITPSSSKLERSIVGAEIRTEILPVKSIAESLRNRIQTYQENKSSRIINISIQDPIIERAKDIINTLIAKYNEATINQKNIKATNTAKFIDERIELIAKDLLGVDDSIVRFKTGNKVMDVTSEAGQFLTSSVQNEQDLELSRMQLRQLNYMDSALGDTDSYTPIPSNLGLGDPTIVTLSSKYNELIVERERLLKSAGERNSVVLQLNQNLRSIKENLSRSIQNSKKSLGIQISSLENQSNILNSRIFSVPGQESKLRSIERKQGIKESLYLYLLQKREEAAITLTATSPSSKVVELAYSSGSPVAPNKKMIYIGALFLGFLIPFGFIYVEDLLDTKIHNKEDLESEIKNITILGEIPKVKKVHKEGEGLLVEKNDRSVLSESFRIIRTNFDYVRRGRNVGQYDNVVFVTSTINGEGKSFFSLNMALTMANTNKRVLLIGADIRNPKIHSIIKKQVKTNAPDVGLTEFLVDKSILAGETINTFTVNDIKLDILFSGKIPPNPAELLMTERVKEIFDYASTQYDMVIVDTAPAMLVTDTLLLSDYAGHTIYLTRAGYTEKKILSFTKELHATKKLKGMMLVVNNVSQENFGYGARYGYYNAPEKKGFFKRIFR